One genomic segment of Streptococcus salivarius includes these proteins:
- a CDS encoding matrixin family metalloprotease: protein MLRSFKTQGTKTKTILTLATVGIISAFLVGSPQHASADQTYVSDPNQALTFSELETATNTNIIAQTGVSSETPTTVTTVSHTSVDGLHTHENDYEQTPANTTTFEELKQDSQTANSTVDSQTGSKTYETRIPTNTDSNQKAVENQAEPKTETVAQAQTWSNDGATWVSTEINNGNVHKILSTYIPKPLTPSTKPTTTATPKPKQSTPAVSQPKKVATVANKPKTPTTQPKKPTTTVTKPTAPKATPIQPAKPVDRVAQVWQKNNELVKENYDTPHWSSKEATVFINAKNPEIVNAYKQAITSWNNTGAFNFLLTNDKQKANIIADERYEGNVAAPLGVTYSTYYLPTKQYSNATVYLNTFHVQNNYYQKNGGKLLNTAQHELGHSIGLEHNSAVASVMEPKGGKTSIQPVDINNVKKLYSKIV, encoded by the coding sequence ATGTTACGTTCATTTAAAACACAAGGGACTAAGACAAAGACCATCTTGACCCTTGCAACTGTCGGTATCATTAGTGCTTTTCTTGTGGGAAGTCCTCAGCATGCCTCTGCGGATCAAACCTATGTTTCAGATCCTAATCAGGCTCTGACATTTTCCGAACTTGAAACAGCTACAAATACAAATATCATCGCTCAAACAGGTGTATCTAGTGAAACACCTACTACTGTGACTACTGTGTCACATACCTCTGTGGATGGTCTTCATACACATGAAAATGACTATGAACAAACTCCCGCAAATACTACGACTTTTGAGGAATTGAAACAAGATAGTCAAACAGCTAATAGTACTGTCGACAGCCAGACTGGCAGCAAAACCTATGAGACTAGAATTCCGACAAATACAGATAGCAATCAGAAGGCTGTAGAAAATCAAGCTGAACCAAAGACCGAAACTGTTGCTCAAGCACAAACCTGGTCAAATGATGGTGCTACATGGGTGTCAACAGAAATTAATAATGGTAACGTTCATAAGATTCTATCTACTTATATTCCAAAACCATTAACACCTTCTACAAAACCAACGACAACAGCTACACCGAAACCTAAACAATCAACTCCTGCTGTTAGTCAACCTAAAAAAGTGGCCACAGTCGCTAACAAACCTAAAACACCTACAACTCAGCCTAAGAAACCAACAACGACTGTCACTAAACCTACAGCTCCTAAAGCCACTCCTATCCAACCTGCTAAACCAGTGGACCGAGTTGCTCAAGTATGGCAAAAGAATAACGAACTGGTAAAAGAGAATTACGACACTCCTCACTGGTCAAGTAAGGAAGCAACAGTCTTCATCAATGCTAAGAATCCTGAAATCGTGAACGCCTACAAACAAGCTATCACTTCTTGGAATAACACTGGTGCCTTTAATTTCTTGCTCACTAACGATAAACAAAAAGCTAACATCATTGCTGATGAACGTTATGAAGGTAATGTAGCAGCTCCTCTTGGGGTTACCTACTCTACTTACTACCTCCCAACAAAGCAATATAGTAATGCTACTGTTTACTTGAATACCTTCCATGTTCAAAACAATTATTATCAAAAGAATGGTGGAAAACTCCTTAACACTGCGCAACACGAATTAGGACACTCAATTGGACTTGAGCACAACAGTGCCGTTGCCTCTGTAATGGAACCTAAAGGTGGTAAGACAAGTATCCAACCTGTTGATATTAACAATGTTAAGAAACTCTATAGCAAGATTGTCTAA
- the tehB gene encoding SAM-dependent methyltransferase TehB — protein sequence MTIDQQLLCYKRLPNWTATTLPEMVTQKHNTKVGTWAKLTILSGSLHFYELDEEGEVTAEHLFTPETEIPFVEPQAWHRIAAASDDLECYLSFYCKPEDYMAKKYDTRAHSEVLEAVQSGHIKPGRTLDLGCGHGRNALYLASLGHDVTAVDVNNEATQRIQMIADEENYNVRAGYYDINAAALPESETFDFILSTVVFMFLDPDQIPAIIKNMQERTVVGGYNLIVCAMDTEEHPCTMPFPFTFEEGELKNYYSDWELVKYNENLGHLHRLDEYGNPIALQFATMLAKKVK from the coding sequence ATGACTATAGATCAGCAACTTCTTTGCTACAAACGTTTACCAAACTGGACAGCTACAACACTTCCGGAAATGGTGACGCAAAAACACAATACTAAGGTGGGAACTTGGGCTAAATTGACCATTCTATCGGGATCTCTTCACTTCTACGAATTAGACGAAGAGGGAGAGGTTACTGCCGAGCACCTCTTTACCCCCGAGACAGAGATTCCTTTTGTTGAACCACAAGCTTGGCATCGCATCGCTGCTGCTTCAGATGATTTGGAATGCTATCTTTCTTTTTACTGTAAGCCTGAGGACTACATGGCTAAAAAGTATGACACTAGGGCCCACTCCGAGGTTCTTGAAGCTGTCCAATCTGGCCATATCAAACCTGGTCGCACCCTTGACCTAGGCTGTGGTCATGGCCGTAACGCTCTTTATTTGGCATCTCTTGGGCATGATGTTACAGCCGTTGATGTTAATAACGAAGCTACACAACGCATCCAAATGATTGCAGATGAGGAAAATTACAATGTTAGAGCTGGCTACTACGATATCAATGCTGCTGCTCTTCCTGAGTCTGAGACCTTTGATTTCATCCTCTCAACAGTAGTCTTTATGTTCCTTGATCCGGATCAAATTCCGGCTATTATCAAGAATATGCAAGAGCGTACTGTCGTCGGTGGTTACAATCTAATTGTCTGTGCCATGGATACTGAGGAACACCCTTGTACCATGCCTTTCCCATTTACGTTTGAAGAGGGAGAGTTGAAAAATTATTATAGTGACTGGGAGTTAGTCAAGTATAATGAAAATCTTGGTCACCTTCACCGTCTGGATGAATATGGCAATCCCATCGCCCTTCAATTTGCAACCATGTTAGCTAAGAAGGTTAAATAA
- a CDS encoding DUF4767 domain-containing protein encodes MRKLSEAEWISRFEQVQGRKPKPDELQLAYQSGLIGISKNYNYIYILLGALVAIVVGIGLTLVSSSMKNVKQTKSSATVPSSIFSSTDKASASSSTSSTGNTRTSESSSASIDTPDANHAKEAYTENPRWTNDKASRLASLMVSWGNQMNQPGYKEITNEASSLPIRWMSDHNQTVDATYAANGNSSSEYTIVSVYERWENVSVHRYFFTIKKDGTPFVLYSPTTNGGVYYVKETENADLKSGYADIVNN; translated from the coding sequence ATGCGAAAGCTGTCAGAAGCAGAATGGATAAGTCGTTTTGAGCAAGTTCAAGGGCGGAAACCGAAACCAGATGAACTACAATTAGCTTATCAGTCTGGCCTTATTGGAATCTCGAAAAATTATAATTATATCTATATTCTTCTGGGGGCTCTAGTAGCAATCGTAGTTGGCATTGGCTTGACTCTAGTCTCTAGTTCAATGAAGAACGTCAAACAGACTAAGTCATCTGCCACAGTGCCTAGCTCGATATTTTCATCGACAGATAAGGCTAGTGCCTCATCAAGTACTTCATCGACCGGAAATACGAGGACAAGTGAATCTAGCAGTGCAAGTATTGACACACCTGATGCTAACCATGCCAAGGAAGCCTATACTGAAAATCCACGTTGGACCAATGATAAGGCTAGTCGACTTGCTAGTTTGATGGTTTCTTGGGGCAATCAGATGAATCAGCCTGGATACAAAGAAATCACCAATGAGGCTTCTTCTTTGCCTATCCGTTGGATGTCGGACCATAACCAGACTGTGGATGCTACTTATGCTGCAAATGGTAATAGCAGTTCTGAGTATACTATTGTTTCCGTTTACGAGAGATGGGAAAATGTATCAGTTCACCGTTATTTCTTTACCATTAAAAAAGATGGGACTCCCTTTGTTCTTTATTCACCAACTACCAATGGTGGTGTCTATTATGTCAAAGAAACAGAAAATGCAGACCTTAAATCAGGATATGCAGATATTGTAAACAATTAA
- a CDS encoding LLM class flavin-dependent oxidoreductase produces the protein MTIELGISTFGETTLLESTGKAISHDQRIRELVEEIELADQVGLDIYAIGEHHREDFAVSAPEIVLAAGAVNTKKIRLSSAVTILSSIDPVRVYQQYATIDALSNGRAEIMAGRGSFVESFPLFGYDLSDYDELFNEKLDMLLEVKKQTNLTWQGKHTQSVDNRPVYPRAVQDDFPIWVATGGHIESTIQIAEKGLPIAYATIGGNPKAFAKLVEVYKEIGARNGYSDEQLKVAAHSWGWIEENNFQAIENYFYPTKQTVDNIAKDRPHWSEMTKEQYYASVGPNGAMFVGDPAHVAQKIIRIIEDLQLDRFMLHLPIGSMPHEDVLKAIKLYGEEVAPIVRRYFENKG, from the coding sequence ATGACGATTGAACTTGGCATTTCAACTTTTGGAGAAACAACCCTCCTAGAATCGACTGGAAAAGCTATCTCTCATGACCAACGTATTCGAGAACTCGTTGAAGAGATTGAATTGGCGGATCAAGTTGGACTAGACATTTATGCGATTGGAGAGCATCACCGTGAAGATTTTGCGGTATCGGCACCGGAAATTGTTCTTGCAGCAGGTGCTGTGAATACCAAGAAGATTCGTTTATCTAGTGCAGTAACCATTTTGTCATCTATTGACCCGGTTCGTGTCTATCAGCAGTATGCAACCATTGATGCTCTGTCAAATGGTCGTGCAGAAATCATGGCGGGTAGAGGTTCTTTTGTTGAGAGTTTTCCACTTTTTGGCTATGATCTTTCAGACTATGATGAACTTTTCAATGAAAAACTAGATATGCTTCTGGAAGTGAAAAAACAAACGAATTTAACTTGGCAAGGTAAGCATACTCAATCTGTTGACAATCGTCCTGTGTATCCGCGAGCAGTCCAAGATGATTTTCCAATATGGGTAGCGACAGGTGGTCACATTGAGTCGACCATTCAAATTGCGGAAAAAGGTCTGCCAATTGCCTATGCTACAATTGGAGGAAATCCAAAGGCCTTTGCAAAATTAGTTGAGGTTTATAAGGAGATAGGTGCTCGAAATGGTTATTCGGATGAACAACTTAAGGTGGCTGCTCATTCTTGGGGTTGGATTGAAGAAAATAATTTCCAAGCGATAGAGAATTATTTTTATCCAACAAAACAAACGGTGGATAACATTGCTAAGGATCGCCCACACTGGTCTGAAATGACTAAAGAGCAGTACTATGCTAGTGTTGGACCAAACGGAGCCATGTTCGTTGGGGACCCTGCTCACGTCGCTCAAAAAATCATTCGTATTATTGAGGATTTACAGCTAGATCGCTTCATGCTTCATCTCCCGATTGGTTCTATGCCACATGAAGACGTTCTAAAGGCCATTAAACTTTATGGTGAAGAAGTGGCGCCGATTGTTCGTCGTTATTTTGAAAATAAAGGGTAA
- a CDS encoding exodeoxyribonuclease III has translation MKLISWNIDSLNAALTSDSARAQLSRAVIDTLVAENADIIAIQETKLSAKGPTKKHLQILEDYFPDYDNTWRSSVEPARKGYAGTMFLYKKELTPVITYPEIGAPSTMDCEGRIITLEFDNFFVTQVYTPNAGDGLKRLLERQIWDEKYADYLAELDAQKPVLATGDYNVAHKEIDLANPSSNRRSPGFTDEERAGFTNLLAKGFTDTYRHLNGDVTGAYTWWAQRSKTSKINNTGWRIDYWLTSNRIADKVTKSDMIDSGDRQDHTPIVLEIDL, from the coding sequence ATGAAATTAATTTCTTGGAATATTGATTCCCTAAATGCCGCCCTTACTAGTGATTCTGCACGCGCTCAATTATCACGCGCTGTTATCGACACCTTGGTCGCTGAAAATGCAGACATCATTGCTATTCAAGAGACAAAACTGTCTGCCAAAGGTCCGACTAAAAAGCATTTGCAAATCTTGGAAGACTACTTCCCTGACTATGACAATACTTGGCGTTCATCTGTTGAACCTGCCCGTAAAGGTTATGCTGGAACCATGTTCTTGTATAAAAAAGAATTGACACCAGTTATTACTTATCCTGAAATTGGGGCACCTTCAACCATGGACTGTGAAGGGCGTATCATCACTCTCGAATTTGACAATTTCTTTGTGACACAGGTTTACACACCAAACGCTGGCGATGGCCTCAAACGTCTGCTTGAACGTCAAATCTGGGATGAAAAATATGCGGATTATCTAGCTGAATTGGACGCTCAGAAACCAGTTCTTGCGACTGGTGACTACAATGTTGCCCACAAGGAAATCGACTTGGCTAATCCTTCAAGTAATCGTCGTTCACCAGGATTTACAGATGAAGAACGTGCTGGCTTCACTAACCTCCTCGCAAAAGGTTTCACAGATACCTACCGTCACCTCAACGGCGACGTTACAGGAGCTTACACTTGGTGGGCCCAACGTAGCAAAACATCTAAAATCAACAATACAGGCTGGAGAATCGACTACTGGTTGACTTCAAATCGTATTGCCGATAAGGTCACAAAATCAGACATGATTGACTCTGGTGATCGCCAAGACCACACACCTATCGTCTTAGAGATTGATTTATAA
- a CDS encoding QueT transporter family protein, translating to MKTKLNTTQKLVLSAIMMALYIAILFVSQAISFGAVQMRLATALYGLTYIFPFLVFPISLANAIANSFGGLGLIDVVGGFCASFLTTGSIYLIRKAKLSSWFIILPILLVPALVVPIWLSALLKLPYFALVINLLLGQLVPAILGAVLVQELAKRGYKD from the coding sequence ATGAAAACCAAACTTAATACCACTCAAAAGCTCGTTCTGTCAGCTATTATGATGGCTCTTTACATCGCTATCCTCTTTGTATCTCAAGCCATTTCCTTTGGTGCAGTTCAGATGCGTCTGGCCACTGCTTTATATGGATTAACCTACATCTTCCCATTTTTGGTATTCCCAATTAGTCTGGCTAATGCCATCGCAAACTCTTTTGGAGGTTTGGGATTGATTGACGTGGTTGGTGGTTTCTGTGCTAGCTTTTTAACAACTGGTAGCATCTACCTCATCCGTAAAGCTAAGTTATCTAGCTGGTTCATCATCCTTCCAATCCTACTCGTTCCTGCCTTAGTGGTACCAATCTGGCTTAGTGCTTTGCTCAAACTTCCTTATTTTGCTCTCGTTATTAATCTCCTCCTAGGACAATTAGTGCCTGCAATCTTGGGAGCAGTTCTAGTACAAGAGTTAGCTAAACGAGGATATAAAGACTGA
- a CDS encoding membrane protein: MKEKKKEMQKQVLTLLGILIFAFVNVFIFDNKMGAGFSAFSTITLMSIGLLSKRTSLRVLAIISYLINVVAAVFGFNYVGFLTAVQAIELIFVIWYLYPRDTFLRRDTTDKYTYRYRWIHLLLTVLISIGGYIVFAVVSSIWNGSFLEYGGNTALIFAMQYLLFLSITKSRQDEPTKVAHLFQKERRTKEMKAAIEAERQAKERALAQAFEVPLKAPSQTAAKFGNNMVKFASVWLLVMDMSILAYFFRPNDVGFGFGAFFVLLTIVLSLIFKSEEDKEDVFSIIYHKVRPIQPIFFILLLIAHAHKFSYGAAYALLFSAAYFFWAINKINMKTLLTFTVIIYFFPVFGYLSNPYRLGAENLNMVGELVTDREKSNTFYLGHYWSLLGLQSDGEYEGVPTSWQAAKFADIQTFSDDSDITSGVFQVNSHNDYDYDLHLTNNKGTIEVTTGSGKDKKEYQFTDFARTYYRYEKLKKTDNQKRYKDFYKVGTVSTELGTYNLYLEMNQDWVDEYQKDPTNVDYRLLISGDKLTPREAYKKAYHY, encoded by the coding sequence ATGAAAGAAAAGAAAAAAGAAATGCAAAAACAAGTCTTAACTCTTTTAGGAATCTTGATTTTTGCCTTTGTCAATGTGTTTATCTTTGATAATAAGATGGGCGCTGGTTTTTCTGCCTTCTCAACTATCACCCTGATGAGTATTGGACTCTTGTCTAAGCGCACCAGTCTGCGAGTTTTGGCCATTATTTCCTATCTCATCAATGTGGTAGCAGCCGTTTTTGGCTTCAACTACGTTGGTTTTTTAACAGCAGTTCAAGCCATTGAACTTATCTTCGTTATCTGGTATCTTTACCCACGTGACACGTTTTTGAGGCGAGATACAACTGATAAATACACTTACCGCTATCGTTGGATTCATTTGCTCTTGACGGTTTTAATCTCAATTGGAGGTTATATCGTTTTTGCAGTTGTTTCTAGTATTTGGAATGGTTCCTTCCTAGAATACGGTGGGAACACAGCTCTCATCTTTGCTATGCAATATTTGCTCTTTTTGAGCATTACCAAGTCGAGACAAGATGAACCGACCAAGGTTGCCCATTTGTTCCAAAAGGAACGCCGTACTAAGGAAATGAAAGCGGCAATAGAGGCCGAACGCCAAGCTAAAGAAAGAGCACTTGCACAAGCCTTCGAAGTACCTTTGAAGGCACCAAGTCAAACAGCTGCAAAATTTGGTAACAACATGGTCAAATTTGCATCTGTCTGGCTATTGGTAATGGACATGTCCATCTTGGCTTACTTCTTCCGTCCAAATGATGTTGGTTTCGGGTTTGGCGCCTTCTTTGTACTCTTGACTATTGTCTTGTCCTTGATTTTCAAATCTGAGGAAGACAAGGAGGACGTTTTCTCTATCATCTATCATAAGGTCCGTCCTATTCAACCTATTTTCTTCATTTTACTTTTGATCGCCCATGCGCATAAGTTCAGCTACGGGGCTGCTTACGCTCTCTTATTCTCAGCTGCTTATTTCTTCTGGGCTATCAATAAGATTAATATGAAGACCCTCTTGACCTTTACAGTCATCATTTATTTCTTCCCAGTCTTTGGTTATCTTTCTAACCCATACCGTCTGGGTGCTGAAAATCTTAATATGGTAGGTGAACTGGTGACAGATCGTGAGAAGTCTAATACCTTCTATCTCGGTCACTATTGGTCACTTCTAGGTCTACAGAGTGATGGTGAATATGAAGGAGTCCCTACTTCTTGGCAGGCTGCTAAGTTCGCTGACATTCAGACATTCTCTGATGATAGTGACATTACTTCAGGTGTTTTCCAAGTGAATAGTCACAATGATTATGATTATGATTTGCATTTAACAAATAACAAGGGCACCATTGAAGTCACAACTGGCTCTGGAAAAGATAAGAAAGAATACCAGTTCACTGACTTTGCTAGAACCTATTATCGATATGAAAAATTGAAAAAAACGGATAACCAAAAGCGTTATAAAGATTTTTATAAAGTAGGTACTGTTTCGACTGAGTTGGGAACTTATAATCTTTACCTCGAAATGAATCAAGATTGGGTTGATGAGTATCAAAAAGATCCTACTAATGTTGACTACCGTTTGCTTATCTCTGGTGACAAGCTGACACCAAGAGAAGCTTACAAGAAAGCATATCATTACTAA